The Anastrepha ludens isolate Willacy chromosome 2, idAnaLude1.1, whole genome shotgun sequence DNA window TTTATGCAGATACTCAGGGTTGCCAGGTGATGCTTTGATTATTTGTGTTTAACCATACTCCATACGATTGAATGTGTCTTAAAACTAATTGAAAGCTCAATAAACCGTCAACCCCATATACAACGCATTTTCGAACAATAGCATTTAAGCTCGTTGAGGAATACTGCACTGCCCTCAATACCAAGCAATACTATCTTGCTGAGCTGGGTACCAGATAACAAGGTCATGGACGGCCCCGAACCATTGGACTACCACTTAGCTGAATTAGGCGTTACAAGCGGGCACATAAAGGAAGTTGTCAAAGACTGGGAGAACGCGGAACATCCATACGACAATGGATGGAAAGTCCTGAGCAGAGGCAGGCAAACACCTTATCCCTACTTGTAGAGGAGCATGGAATAGGTTTTTAAATCTGGATAGGTAAGCCTTACGAACACTTTTCGTTATCTTTTCAGGATACTAGGGCTAGTACAATTAAGCATCTGTCGTTATCGCATGCTGGGCGATGAAATTCCAGAGCACATCCTCTGCGAACAAACGAAAACTCACTCGCCTAGGTGGTGTTACTCTGGATCCATTAATAAAATGCCACAAAAAGCACAAAGAAGAGTCCTAGTTCAGTAGAAGCTTTCAATAGGCGCGCAATCGAGCACAATATACCACATTAGGGGTCGCAGTAGCATTAACTATGATTTACATAGGTCGGACAGCGTAGGGATCTTACTAACTAAGGTGAACAGTATAAGTACAACTCTGGGATGCTGtaatttgtgagaaatttatttacattgtgTACATGGAAAACCCATGTATTGTCCTCCTACGAGTGAGATCGTTTTTTTATGCCTCTTCTCCTTGTTCAGTAACTCGATGAAAGTATATAAGTTCATGAATACCGAAAAAGCAATCATTgccctaattttttatttacccattTTGAACTTGGATTCTTCGATATATGAACTGATGCTTCGTTTCAGGTTTATAAACAAAACCCGCGATCTTCcatatgttattattttttccaatgaGTTTATGTTATTTTcaaaggaaatggaaaaatgttAGGTACTATTTTGATACACATTCACGTTTTCGATAGGCTCGGATGGTATTCGCCTTAAGTGCTTTGGCTGTTTTTGGGTTCTGAACGTCCACTTAACATCCCGTAAAAAGGAAGCAGTAAGCATGCAATATTTCTTAACTTTGCGTCATGTATTTCGATTAACTGACAGTCGAGATTTCGTATACAAGTGAGCTGTCAgtgtcaaaatttaaaattgaactaAATGATCTTCCTTGATCATAGCGGCAAATTAATTGCAGCTAATCTTATCAGGTTAATGCTGcctgtataaaaatattaggaATTTTTTGCAAAACGATGCAAAAGAATTCACGAACTTAATGAGCTATTTTTTATTCTGATACCAAGTCTTTTACTCTCACCTCAGCACTattgatatgtacatatatccgaCTTGCTTTTTACCGTTGAGAAAACGATACTCTTTTCTATCAATAAATGACGATGGTatggatataactttttatttagcTGATGAATTCTTTCTATAAATTAACAGCTTTAGTTCTCGACGCTTAACAAAATCCAGCCTTTTTTGATCCGAAAATCATGACCATTGCGCTACTCGTGTCGGCCAAGCATGTTTTGTTTAAAGCTACAGTATTTGAGTTGAAAAAGAGAACAGAGAACTGGTATTCTAATTGCTAAAATATGAGCTGAGAAAATCAAAGAGAGCATCTTGGAGGAAGCATTGTGAGGAAATTAAATCTTTTACAAACTCTTGACGTTCTCAGATACGAAATGCAGGGCTTTGGAGGATTTAGTTATTATGGTTAGAGGCATGTTTGACTCTACTATAACCGATCGCATGCAACTAGCTCTCGATATTGCGCAAGATTGGTGTCAAGAGAAAGTACTCTCGATGAATCCGAACCAAACATGATTGGTACCTTTCATCCGAAGAAGGAAGCTAGGGACCCTAAAAGTCGGGGACGCAAACTTAACTCTATCCGGGGATATGAAGTATCTGAGAGTAATCATTTATAAAATCTTGACTTGGAAAATGGACTTTAGGAATGGTCAGTGGGCTCATTCCATTCCACCTGGTAGGCAAACGGTCGGCAGCTAGTGCAGTCCTAATGCTACGTAATATATTTAATCTTAAAGAAGGCAATTTTACAGGGCATGTAAGAATTCTGGATTCAATCTCGAACTCTACGTGCCTGACGGTGTGTGACAAGATGAAAAGAAAACGAGAATTCTCCAATACGGTGGTCATAAGTAATCGCACAGCCtggaaaattaatgaaatatctttaaaacaggGCGCACAGGTATAGTTTACTGATGGGCCCAAAATAAAAGACGGCAGTACCGGGTCGGACCACACTTCAAGAAGGGAATTGTAATGGAAAAAAACGACTTGCATTTTTCAGGCGGAGGTCCAGGTCCTAGAGCTATGTGCCAGGGAATGTCTTCGTAGAGACACGCGTGGTGTTCAATATCAACATTCTCTTTGACAGTCAAGCTGGTCTAAAATCGCTAGATAGCTTCTCATTTcaatcaaggttggtctgggaaACTCTAGCATTAAGAAACTTTGTCACATTGATGTGGGTACCGGGATATGAGAGACacaaagggaatgaaattgtggACAACTTAGCGAAAAGGGGTGCAAACACTCTCTTCATtggtcctgaacctttctggAGGTAAGCAgctgctgcaaaagtgattttttACGTGACCGGGAACAACGAAGCCTTATCGAGTATTGGAGAGCCCAAACGGACATGCGGCAATCGAAAATACTCATTGATACAAAACGTGTACAGAtgcccagcagtggcacgacgcagattaaattacctgggaaatggggctatagatccaaacctcctggtagaaattaagccttTAGCAGTTTTATGATTTATTAACAGCCGaaaactgtttgagtaggctacatggctgcacaatatATCTTTTTAGGACCTTTTATGTATAATAATACTAGCTTTTTTGTAACTAGTTGCAGTGTCAAACAATTGTTAtgtactttattttgtatttgtttaaaatataaaagaaatgttaGTTCACAAACTCCAAAAATACACCCGatgcaaaatttatgaaaattcgactaatttaaagaaaattcaaaagtattaatcaaaagtaaaaccaaaacaaaaaaaaacaacatggaTACACAATTCTATagaccattaaattttagtttaacgcTCAAGTttctcattgattttttataagtcTTTTCCCTGACGATGCTTGGAATTTTctccgtataaaaaaaaaacaaacgtttGTTTTTGCAACTTATGAATCCAAATTAACCTTGACTTTGAACCAAAATCTGAAATTTATACACCTTGACTACTTTGTGTTGGCAACCCCGTCTTGGTCAGTCGCTATCAAATCATATTGATTACACTGACTTTCAAACGATGTGCACTTGTTACGCGATCgttattatgtaattttttattttcagcaaaTTTCTTTTCCGCAATTCAAATGGTATCGAATATTCGAATGCTGTGGGAGAGCATTACCTAATACTCGTGCTAActaaaatttgttattgttgtaggcCCTCTTAGAGGCCGAAGCCAAATACATGCAACGGATTATTTTTCAACGCATACGGCTTTATtaccaacacatacatacaagtaacaCAGCAAATCGACACTGCCACACTTCGTATTCATTAATACACcgtaattttatgaaattcaagAGCAACCAACCGGCTGCACTCTCTTTCACTGGGCTAACTTTTTCGAAAGTATtgttgtatttttcttattgaagGAATTCAAATGGAAAATGATGAATACTATGCAGTTGGTTGAGTGTATAAAAGCCTAGGCTAAGTAGACAACTAGATGCAGTATTGAAACGTATCCAAAGTGACGCAGTAGTACTCGAAAATAGCATAAAGTTTGAAGTTATGGAGCATTTCGTGCGTACTTTTGCAATTTATTCaagcaataatttaataaattatttctcgttttacttttaaaaaatagttaaattggTTTTCCTTCTGTGTCATGTTCGCCCATTTGAATTACATCATGGCTTCACATCACGGCTTTGAGGACCTCCAATACGGCGGCTATCATCCGGTTGAGACACATTCAGAGGTATCCAAGCATGTGCCTGTGAAAGTGATAGAGAAGGTGCCACTCTCCATACCGCACCCAGTGCCCGTAGAGGTGCCCAATGTGATACGCATACAAATTCCAGAACCTTATGCAGTGCATGTGCCGgtcgaacaggaaattgaagtgCCCACTTATAACATCGTTCCCGAGATTACCGAAAAACGTATACCCTATACAGTTGAGAAACCATATCCAGTGGAAGTGGAGCGTCCCTATCCCGTAGAAGtagtgaaacaaattaaaataccaGTGCCTAAACCATATCCGGTGCCTATTACCATTTACAAGCATGTGGTGCAGAAGGATCATGGTTGGGATTAGTGTGTATGGGAGAGGGAAAAAGAGAGACGGAAAGAAAAGTTGGAGTAGGACGTAGGTGCATTTGAAAAGCTTTCaggtttttcgaaatatttatgttaaagtctgtatttaatttataataaaattggaGCCAATGCTTGTGATTTTGATACAAAAGCAAATCTATTTCAGGTATTCCTTAAATAATTTGCAGATTTTTGAATGTGTCAACCTCaatggtaatttttttctacttgtcCTAGGTAACTGTGCACGTATTGCCACCgctgggcatgaaacaccaaatagtTAAAATGCCACTATTCAGCAGTGAAAAATGGAACAATTATAACACTATTCGTGCATTAAAAtggttttattagttttgaaaaaattttccataatgatCAATTACCTTTTGCATtagtttgaaccaattttcaaagcattttgtcTAATAGTTTTGTTAGGGCGTTTTTTACCACAAGCTGATCATGCAAACTCTAATGCCCAAGGATGCCTAAATTCCGCGGTATGtacatgacgatcttgctaAATAGTTGCGCGCAGATCATCGAAATTTGCtggtataataatttatttcggACCAGATTCATGGAATTCATCGGTGAGTGCACACTGTGTCCGCGTGAAAGATCATTGTGCCAGTTTTTTGCGGTGCTTGTTCCTGGTGTAATGAGTTCAATTTATTAATGAATTCTCGTTTTATCAATCTACGTCAAAAATCGCTAAAAAATAATCGTATACCAAGtcatagaacaagttttttctaatagcggccgctccTTGGCAGACAATGGCGAATAAATATCTGCTCTCCTGTGTAATAAAAGTGCAGGTTCCTCTATTTGggtcaacattttatttaagaGTTGacccaacatatttttcaatttcgtgTAATGAGTATTCCCTTCTCACCCAAATAATGATAATATTATATAGTATGAGACGTATTGCACTCATCTACGTTTTCATCTACTTTGGTTGGGATAAAAATGCTCAAGAAAAAGTATTCTGACTCTGTGGCCAAACGCCAGACAAGCCCTAAAACTTTTCTTGGAGCCCCCTTGTCTCCATAGCGGGTCCGTTGACTTCATTAGGCTAAAAAAAAGTCTGCTGAACCCTCAGTTCAGTTTATTTTGATGACTCTTCTCGTCGCGCTGTCCACTTACATATCTAAATCTTCGTTAAGAAATAACCAGCTACCCGAAAAACCTGTCTCcaatataattttgaatgtTGTTCAAAATCCTCTAAATGCTCTATTTAAAACGAcattaataacaaaacaaaaaaaaataataattgagacACTTTTAATGACAAGGAAATGACTTTAAAACTTACGGAGATATATGAATTTAACTCAAGTAGTCTAGTTAAAGAAACTACAACCAACCAAAGGaaatttttaacaagttttgtggatttatttttgaaatgtagaatactgttttttttactttttttaaagcatAGCATTTCCTTAACGCTgtgccaaaatttcaaaaaaatctgaGAGAAACTTACGGAGATATACGACTTTAACTGAAGTAGACTAGTTAGGGAAACTCTtaccaaatgaaatatttaacgaGTTGTGtggacttatttttaaaatacgaattttggttttttactttCTTCTAAAGCATAACACAACCTTACTGCCAGAGAAGCCTGACAAAAATTTAGGGaattatacgaggtgtgttgtAAAAGtaacgcgaattttgaattttacgtatattcgaatttcgatttgttTGTGGTGACATGTTgttactcatgtctctcactcatgccgacgaattcggccattttgaatgttcagttaattgttgacagctgctttgcttgcacgtgtttcggctcgtcttcgatttttacctattcaaaaagatggatcaaagaacctgtatcaaattttgtgtgaacaacgaaattaagtgcacggatgcattccaaatattgactgtgtcatacggagaagctactttggaccaaagcaacgtttgtCGGTAGTACAAACTGTTcacagaaggccgagaagatgtgaacgacgaaaagcgtgccggacgcccgagcacttcaacaacagacgaagtgaagaaaatggcattggccaatcgtcgaatcattattagagaagttgctgaggacctagacatatcgattggctcgtgccattcgatttttttccatGATTTGGGCATGCGATGGGTCGCCggaaaattcgtaccaaaactgctcaatttcgaccaaacagcatcgcatgaacattgctaatgagatgttggtatctgaactctgtccgcgacgacccaaatttgcagggacgttgtgcatcatgagttcttgccacatggtaaaacggtcaataaggaatattacctgcaagttatgcgcaatttactCTAAGCGATCCGCCAGAaatgcccggatttgtggaagaacaaaaattgtctcttacatcacgataacgcccctgctcacacatcgttgcttgtgtgggactttttggccaaaaacaacacactaatgatgccacagccaccgtattccccagttCTGgcctcctgtgactttttcttgttcccgaaactgaagaggcccatgaaaggacgatgctacgttacgattgacgagataaagactgcatcgaaggaggagttgaacaagatacaaaaaaatgcttcgaagattggaaaaaacgttaacacaagtgcataatatctcatggggattactttgaagggggcaaaatagatattaatgaataaataaataatttttgaaaaaacacaaagttcgcgatactttttgaaaacaCCTCGTATGACTTTAACATATTTGACATTGTTTTACTTTAATGCTAATGGCGAGaaagaaaatgtgaaatgaTCTGTTTATTGATTTGATGCAGTAAGGaacttaagtttttattttatctttaaatCGTATAACTGGCATTACagcagttatttatttttgaggCAAATGTCGCAATCACCGCAAGTGAAATTCTGGTAGTGGGCGTTTTTGATTGCGAACGCCGCATACGGCAGCTGCGGCACATATTCGCGAATCGGCACATTATGCTAGTTTCAACCACATGTAATGTGGCAAGTGTACAAGTAGATGCGATGGCTGCATCAGTTGCACTCGCCACGTCAGTTTGTTATTAGATTTGGTGCTGTTTGTTGCGACTGCTGCTGTTTCGAGTTCAACACAGCGGGTGCATGTTGCAATCCAACATTTATGTAAACAGTTTGGTCGCTCGCATGCGGCACTCTGCACCACTCAAGTCCAGTTCCAGTCTAGTGGTGTGGCAGTGGCAATAGCGCCTTTGGccttttacatttcaatgctaGTTGCCGGTTGCATGTTGTCGCATGTAGCATGTAGCATGTTGCTTGCTGCTTGATGCTAGCTGCTGGTAGCTGCTACTCCCGCAATCGCTTGCCACTTTGTAACTGTCAGCGTACATTAAGGCGTTTATATCTCGCTTAGCGTATTGGCAAGGCGCATGTGTTGCTGATTgttgtgcaaaaacaacaaaaacaaagaatatttctcaaaaatattcGCTACACAGCCACTTCCCACACACCGCTT harbors:
- the LOC128858691 gene encoding titin-like, translated to MEHFLNWFSFCVMFAHLNYIMASHHGFEDLQYGGYHPVETHSEVSKHVPVKVIEKVPLSIPHPVPVEVPNVIRIQIPEPYAVHVPVEQEIEVPTYNIVPEITEKRIPYTVEKPYPVEVERPYPVEVVKQIKIPVPKPYPVPITIYKHVVQKDHGWD